The SAR202 cluster bacterium DNA window TCATCATTTAGTTCAACCCCATCAACAATAATAGTACCTGAATCATGAGGTTCTAACCTATTTAATGTTCTGATGAATGTAGATTTACCAGATCCAGATGGCCCTAAAACAACAACAAC harbors:
- a CDS encoding amino acid ABC transporter ATP-binding protein → MQKKEKKQIGKEIITTSEVTKSFGRFQALKGITAKVYEQEVVVVLGPSGSGKSTFIRTLNRLEPHDSGTIIVDGVELND